The Antarcticibacterium flavum genome contains the following window.
CTTCTTTATTTTTAGGAGCATACTTATAGCGGATGTAACGTTTGATGTAGTATTTAGCTGGCTCGTATTCCAGCTCATTGGTCACTTCCTTGCCGATACAGATCATATCGGTGATATCTTCCTGGGGATAGATTTCAATTTCTTCTACCGGAAGATGCTCAGGCAGGGCCATTCGCCCTTTATGGACGGAAGTTCTTTTGCGACGCTCATAGCTGAGCTTCTCTTTTAACTCGGCTTCTTGTTTTTCCGCTTTTTCCGGCTCCATCTCAAAGGGAAGACTCATCTGGTTTTTATCCCCTTCGAAGCGTTCCCTTTTTTGACCAAAAGCCAGGCGCTTATAATAAGCTAATTGGAATTTAAGATCGATATTTTCTTTTTCTGCTTTCGCCCTTCTCTCAGTCTCCTTATCAAGGAGTGCCAAAAGCTCATCTTTAGTAAGATTTTCTATGGGTTTTTGCATGGGTTAAAGATACGAAAACCACACTTTTAAACCTATTGTCAACCCTTGTTTTTACTGGGTTTTTGTTACTTTTTTATCTGGGATACCTCAGTTTCTGATGGGCTTTTTTTACCTGCAGGCCTTCCACCATAAGCACCAGTTCTGACCAGGTCATACCATGGTTATTTCCTTTAAAAACCGGCGGGGTAAAACTGCCCTGTTCCAAGCGTTTGTAGTACAATACAAAACCCCCGGCTTCCCAGTGCAGGAGTTTAAGGTGCGTGCGGTTACGGTTCAAAAAAATAAACACATCGCCACTGGTTGGTTCCCTGCCAAGTTCATTTTTTACCAGTCCGCTCAGGCCATTAAAAGATTTTCGCATATCACAGGCTTTGGGATAAAAGTGATATTTATGGAACGAGCTTAGGGCAAACATTAATAAAGCCTGAGAAGTTTACTGATCAGTGGAAGTTGTGAGACCTCAAGTATTAGCCGGATCCCATTAGGATAAATAAGTTCCAGGTTTCCATCCTTAACAGTGTTAGGACTGATAACTATAAATCCTCCACTCCCGGGTGATTCATTGCGGGCTTTCTTTTTTTTCCAGTAATAAAATGTGGAGAGTACCAACCCTTTAGTTTCACAAAATTCTCTCCCGTTTAGAGAACCACTTTCAA
Protein-coding sequences here:
- the tnpB gene encoding IS66 family insertion sequence element accessory protein TnpB (TnpB, as the term is used for proteins encoded by IS66 family insertion elements, is considered an accessory protein, since TnpC, encoded by a neighboring gene, is a DDE family transposase.) → MFALSSFHKYHFYPKACDMRKSFNGLSGLVKNELGREPTSGDVFIFLNRNRTHLKLLHWEAGGFVLYYKRLEQGSFTPPVFKGNNHGMTWSELVLMVEGLQVKKAHQKLRYPR
- the tnpA gene encoding IS66 family insertion sequence element accessory protein TnpA; amino-acid sequence: MSKEQEMFALIDEFESGSLNGREFCETKGLVLSTFYYWKKKKARNESPGSGGFIVISPNTVKDGNLELIYPNGIRLILEVSQLPLISKLLRLY